A region from the Brassica napus cultivar Da-Ae chromosome C8, Da-Ae, whole genome shotgun sequence genome encodes:
- the LOC106412032 gene encoding SKP1-like protein 21, producing the protein MSESDLAIIKPAMMKSYIWLETSDGSIQQVEQEVAMFCPLICHQALQKGGGSSKNNAISLPQKVNPAMLSLIFDYCRFHQLPGRSNKERKVYDEKFMRMDTKRLCELTSAADSLQLKPLVDLTSRALARIIEGKTPEEIREIFHLPDDLTEEEKLEPLKNTMDDPRIRLLNRLYAKKRKELKERVKLKSIEVEERVDERSVDDLLSFINGRDHKVVNTSKSKKKNKKRKEHRNGTCKVSNKDSHNLHSKQRSVDETSSSLGGVSNLHNIEDDIFSKKAEFEDGYIDDEIDPALKEMLDREVEDFARRLNSSWVLSVGQERQPVHFSINGNGGTRRLTDTHTLLDIAIDD; encoded by the exons ATGTCGGAAAGTGATTTGGCCATCATTAAACCAGCG ATGATGAAATCATATATTTGGCTTGAAACATCTGATGGATCAATCCAACAAGTAGAACAAGAGGTTGCAATGTTCTGTCCCCTGATATGTCACCAAGCGCTACAGAAGGGTGGTGGATCTTCCAAGAACAATGCAATATCTCTTCCACAGAAAGTCAATCCTGCCATGTTAAGCTTGATTTTTGATTACTGCAGATTCCATCAACTACCTGGACGTTCTAATAAG GAACGGAAAGTTTATGATGAGAAATTCATGAGGATGGATACAAAGCGGCTGTGTGAGTTGACCTCAGCTGCTGACAGTTTACAGTTGAAGCCTTTGGTTGATCTTACTAGTCGTGCGCTTGCACGGATTATTGAGGGGAAAACACCTGAGGAGATTCGTGAAATATTTCATTTGCCGGATGATCTTACTGAG GAGGAGAAGTTAGAGCCTCTGAAGAACACGATGGATGATCCACGTATACGACTTTTGAATAGGTTGTATGCTAAGAAAAGAAAGGAGTTGAAAGAAAGAGTAAAACTTAAG AGTATAGAGGTTGAAGAGCGTGTGGACGAGCGTTCTGTGGATGACCTTTTATCGTTTATTAATGGCAGAG ATCACAAGGTGGTAAATACTTCCAAGAGcaaaaagaagaacaagaaaaggaagGAGCATAGAAATGGAACATGCAAAGTTTCCAACAAG GATTCACATAATTTGCATTCTAAGCAACGAAGTGTTGATGAGACTTCGTCCAGCTTGGGAGGAGTATCTAACTTGCATAATATTGAAGATGATATATTTTCAAAGAAGGCTGAGTTTGAAGATGGTTATATAGATGATGAAATTGATCCAGCTTTGAAAGAAATGCTTGATAG GGAAGTAGAGGATTTTGCTCGGAGACTGAACTCAAGTTGGGTTCTATCGGTAGGACAAGAAAGGCAGCCTGTGCACTTTTCCATTAACGGCAATGGGGGCACAAGACGATTGACAGA